A section of the Alkalicoccobacillus plakortidis genome encodes:
- a CDS encoding response regulator transcription factor → MGESVLIVEDDEKLAAVLKEKLIRYGFTVFTHNGEADLSDFFKKAQPSIVLLDINLPTFDGFYWCRQIRQLSTCPVIFISARSSEIDQVMALEHGGDDYLPKPFHTDVLVAKVRSHIRRAYGEYSTAPEEKTVELNGLIFHTERMELTYQGETLLLSKKECQLIELLMKTYPNVVTRQAILDKLWDDTDFIDENTVNVNMARVRKQLQALNIYDAVETIRGAGYRLHVTWGDGS, encoded by the coding sequence ATGGGAGAATCCGTTTTAATTGTTGAGGATGATGAGAAGCTTGCTGCTGTCTTAAAAGAAAAATTGATAAGATATGGATTTACTGTGTTCACACACAATGGCGAAGCGGACCTTAGTGATTTTTTTAAGAAAGCACAACCAAGTATTGTACTCTTAGATATTAACTTACCAACCTTTGACGGGTTTTATTGGTGCAGGCAAATCAGACAATTATCAACATGCCCTGTTATTTTTATCTCAGCCAGGAGCAGTGAGATTGACCAAGTCATGGCACTTGAGCATGGTGGTGATGATTATTTGCCGAAGCCCTTTCATACGGATGTTCTTGTGGCGAAAGTAAGGAGCCATATTAGAAGAGCCTATGGAGAGTACTCTACAGCTCCAGAAGAAAAGACAGTTGAGTTAAACGGCTTAATTTTTCACACAGAGCGTATGGAGCTTACATATCAGGGTGAAACATTATTGCTCTCTAAAAAGGAATGTCAGCTGATTGAACTGCTTATGAAGACGTATCCGAATGTTGTCACTAGACAAGCGATTCTTGATAAACTATGGGATGATACAGATTTTATTGATGAAAATACCGTTAATGTAAATATGGCAAGAGTTCGTAAACAACTCCAGGCGCTTAACATATATGATGCTGTTGAGAC
- a CDS encoding ABC transporter permease, which yields MTFRQFAYLNIIRNKRTYSAFLLSCAFSVFVFFVYAVFVFHPSVEEGLVTEVAVTGMTVSQYVIFCFSFLFVLYSMGTFLTSRKQEFGLLVLHGLTKRKLRKLLFFESCLIGFGAILIGVVMGLAFEKLFLMAVSRVILFNEMSFYMPWKALGLTVSAFIFLFISISYFTSFIVRTSKVGDLLKGTSKPESFPVSSKLLSLLAIVLIGAGYFLAMTAEEEQVVIRFLPVVCLVIVGTYFLFTQLSVYVLKSMQRKPEHNWIGNKLISRSNLIFRLKDNARVFFLVSIISTIAICATGTISTVGAWGERDFETPLAMTYIAFDQGDAQKMEQRLSNELEQENIDHQSVDISLKEVMGVYRNPEFEDSYENDYTLLSQSEFNQLARLLVIPELDLEEQQIQPIATYENAWVQNDDSEREKSVTFSSLNEPFEMLPMFPHRVFSSSYNLNINPIVVTDEVFEDISPYNERFMVGYHIPNWEETGLIGSDLFEEQEKKQLSYYQDPTNPSPTFNFHSSGLEYLRTISLYQTMLLMGSVIGVVFFIATGSFLYYRLHNYLPQDAERFLILRKLGLTYKKINRIVTTEMSLLFFVPFTLSLVHSGVAFVALQSMFVQETRIFNSVITVIGGYVVAQIIYFLLMRKQYLIGLRRLIEKS from the coding sequence GTGACCTTTCGGCAGTTCGCTTACCTTAACATTATTCGAAACAAACGAACATACTCAGCTTTTTTGTTAAGCTGTGCTTTTTCTGTATTTGTTTTCTTTGTATATGCTGTTTTCGTTTTTCACCCGAGTGTGGAAGAAGGCTTAGTGACTGAAGTTGCAGTTACTGGGATGACTGTTTCGCAGTACGTCATATTTTGTTTTTCTTTTTTATTTGTTTTGTATTCAATGGGAACGTTTTTAACTTCACGTAAGCAGGAATTTGGACTTTTGGTTCTTCACGGATTAACCAAAAGAAAACTACGGAAATTACTTTTTTTTGAAAGCTGTTTAATCGGATTTGGTGCTATTTTAATAGGTGTAGTTATGGGATTAGCTTTTGAAAAGCTTTTTTTGATGGCAGTCAGTAGAGTGATTCTTTTTAATGAAATGTCCTTTTATATGCCTTGGAAAGCCTTAGGATTAACAGTTAGTGCTTTTATTTTTCTATTTATTAGCATCTCTTATTTTACTTCCTTTATTGTAAGAACTTCAAAAGTCGGAGATCTGCTTAAGGGAACCTCAAAACCTGAATCCTTCCCAGTTTCATCTAAGCTATTAAGCCTTTTGGCAATCGTTTTAATTGGTGCTGGATATTTCTTAGCTATGACAGCCGAAGAAGAACAAGTGGTTATTCGTTTCTTACCTGTGGTCTGTTTAGTCATTGTAGGGACGTATTTTTTATTTACACAATTAAGTGTGTATGTGTTAAAGAGTATGCAGCGTAAGCCTGAGCACAATTGGATTGGGAATAAGTTAATAAGCCGCTCTAATCTAATTTTCCGATTAAAAGATAACGCTCGCGTGTTTTTTTTAGTATCAATCATTTCTACAATCGCCATTTGTGCAACAGGAACTATTTCCACTGTTGGCGCATGGGGAGAACGAGATTTTGAAACACCTCTTGCTATGACGTATATAGCATTCGATCAAGGCGACGCACAAAAAATGGAACAACGACTATCAAATGAGTTAGAGCAAGAGAATATAGACCATCAATCTGTTGACATATCATTAAAAGAAGTCATGGGAGTGTACCGCAATCCAGAATTTGAAGATAGCTATGAAAACGACTATACCTTACTGTCTCAATCTGAATTTAATCAGCTTGCAAGGCTATTAGTTATTCCTGAACTTGATTTAGAAGAGCAGCAAATTCAACCAATTGCTACATATGAAAACGCATGGGTCCAAAACGATGACTCGGAAAGAGAGAAATCGGTTACTTTTTCTTCATTAAATGAACCTTTTGAAATGTTACCTATGTTTCCTCATCGGGTTTTTTCAAGCTCCTATAATTTGAATATAAATCCTATCGTTGTGACGGATGAAGTTTTTGAAGATATTTCACCCTATAATGAACGATTTATGGTTGGTTATCATATTCCTAATTGGGAGGAAACAGGTTTAATAGGAAGTGACTTATTTGAAGAACAAGAAAAAAAGCAACTGTCTTATTATCAGGATCCCACTAACCCTAGTCCAACATTCAACTTTCATTCAAGTGGCCTAGAATACTTAAGGACAATTAGTTTATATCAGACTATGTTGTTAATGGGTTCCGTCATTGGCGTTGTCTTTTTTATAGCGACTGGCAGTTTTCTGTATTATAGACTTCATAATTATTTGCCACAGGATGCAGAACGATTTCTTATATTGAGGAAGTTAGGGTTAACCTATAAAAAGATCAACCGTATTGTTACGACAGAAATGAGTCTCCTCTTTTTTGTACCTTTCACTCTATCACTTGTTCATTCTGGTGTAGCATTTGTTGCGCTTCAATCAATGTTTGTACAAGAGACAAGAATTTTTAACTCAGTTATCACTGTGATCGGTGGATATGTTGTAGCACAGATCATTTATTTTCTGCTCATGCGTAAACAGTATTTGATTGGATTGCGCCGATTAATTGAAAAGAGCTGA
- a CDS encoding ABC transporter ATP-binding protein, giving the protein MLTVTNVSKTYSGKMAYRALEDVSFDVKDGEYVGIMGPSGSGKTTLLNIISTIDTPTSGSVLLDDESPHTLEEEELSSFRAKQLGFVFQNFQLLDTLTVEENIVLPLTLDGGQSISEMKKRVEQISIKLGIQDLLEKRTYELSGGQIQRTAIGRALIHQPKLVLADEPTGNLDSKATADVMQLLHKINKEEQTTILMVTHDPVVASYCDRILFIKDGKLFNELYKGDNREAFYQNVVQVLSLLGGDNRDLSAVRLP; this is encoded by the coding sequence ATGCTGACGGTTACGAATGTATCAAAAACATATAGTGGGAAAATGGCTTACAGAGCATTAGAAGATGTTTCGTTTGATGTCAAAGATGGTGAGTATGTAGGTATTATGGGGCCATCTGGAAGTGGTAAAACAACGCTTCTTAATATTATTTCAACTATTGATACGCCTACCTCTGGAAGTGTCTTACTGGATGATGAGAGTCCACATACTTTAGAAGAAGAAGAGCTCTCATCATTTCGTGCAAAACAGCTCGGTTTTGTGTTCCAAAACTTTCAATTATTAGATACCTTAACAGTAGAAGAAAATATCGTTTTGCCGCTTACACTTGATGGAGGACAATCGATTAGTGAGATGAAGAAGAGAGTCGAACAGATATCCATTAAGCTTGGCATCCAGGACCTTCTTGAAAAAAGAACGTATGAACTATCTGGAGGTCAGATTCAACGTACAGCAATAGGGCGTGCATTAATTCACCAACCTAAGCTTGTACTCGCAGATGAGCCAACAGGTAATCTTGATTCAAAAGCAACAGCCGACGTGATGCAGTTGTTACACAAGATAAATAAAGAAGAGCAAACGACTATATTAATGGTGACACATGATCCAGTTGTGGCAAGTTACTGTGATCGAATTCTGTTTATAAAAGATGGAAAGTTGTTTAATGAACTTTACAAAGGCGATAATCGAGAAGCCTTCTATCAAAATGTTGTCCAAGTCCTTTCCTTACTTGGAGGAGATAACCGTGACCTTTCGGCAGTTCGCTTACCTTAA
- a CDS encoding TetR/AcrR family transcriptional regulator: MTADEIKKAALYSFGRNGFDGASLAKIAEEVGIKKQSIYTHYKNKDELFLTVLEDSLKTDLNYLTNWAEKYKEQSLQDFLNSYLQLLGQRFENEDSFRFGLRISFFPPDHLYDAVMGMVLTFESRCEEIFIPKFEQAVNDGLIEIEDTRSAVLAYLSILDAIFVELIYGKTERATLKMNALWKIYWRGLAK, translated from the coding sequence ATGACTGCAGATGAGATTAAAAAGGCGGCCCTGTACTCATTTGGACGCAATGGATTTGATGGAGCATCTTTAGCAAAAATAGCTGAGGAAGTAGGTATTAAAAAGCAATCAATCTACACACATTATAAAAATAAGGATGAACTATTTCTGACGGTGTTAGAGGACTCTTTAAAAACGGATCTCAACTATCTGACTAACTGGGCAGAGAAATATAAAGAACAATCACTTCAAGATTTTTTAAATAGCTACCTTCAACTGCTTGGACAACGATTTGAAAATGAAGACAGCTTTCGATTTGGACTACGAATCTCTTTTTTTCCACCGGATCATCTTTATGACGCCGTAATGGGAATGGTCCTAACATTTGAAAGCCGATGTGAGGAAATCTTTATTCCAAAATTTGAACAAGCTGTGAATGATGGACTGATTGAAATTGAAGATACCAGATCAGCCGTACTAGCTTATTTATCTATATTAGATGCCATCTTTGTTGAATTAATTTATGGAAAAACTGAACGTGCCACACTCAAAATGAATGCCCTTTGGAAGATTTATTGGCGAGGATTGGCAAAGTAA
- a CDS encoding MATE family efflux transporter, whose product MKTNNETITNPLDTQPIGRTFVKYLIPSLVGMLLMALNFVVDGIMVGNRLGPVALAGVGIAGPVYTIFVAMSLWIGIGGATLFSQAMGAKKPEKANFIFTQSLILIFSATLIIGLIAFFFREPLVYALGANEETYPYASAYLNVMLLFGFVFTIENATSVFVRNDRNPNLAMAALIVTAVSNVILNYIILYILNLGVAGAAYGTIISAALGILVLGLHFFRKNNQLKLVRFKLNRPLLLQAIMLGFPSFLAEVGISVFTISHNVTLERLAGTDGVAAFSVLNYVHGVMLLMFLGMGSAVQPLVSYYHGGRQNDRKVHTIKIALKTAAGAGLVFFLIGQIAAGPIVSIFGNFDDTVTSLATTGIRIFFFAYLFMGANFVMMTFYQSIGNVRMATWITFAREILFMLIILFTLPHFMGVNGVWLAIPIAELLVLTSIIFYVRRHRLTA is encoded by the coding sequence ATGAAAACAAATAATGAAACAATAACAAACCCACTTGATACACAACCGATTGGACGGACATTTGTAAAATACCTTATCCCTTCACTGGTTGGTATGCTTCTCATGGCATTAAACTTTGTAGTTGACGGAATTATGGTCGGAAATCGCTTAGGGCCAGTTGCACTTGCCGGTGTTGGGATTGCTGGTCCCGTTTATACTATTTTTGTCGCGATGTCACTTTGGATTGGTATCGGTGGGGCTACCTTGTTTTCTCAAGCTATGGGAGCAAAAAAGCCTGAGAAAGCAAATTTTATCTTTACTCAATCATTAATACTGATCTTCTCTGCAACCTTAATCATTGGGTTGATTGCCTTTTTCTTCAGAGAACCTTTGGTTTATGCATTAGGAGCTAATGAAGAAACCTATCCTTATGCATCTGCTTATTTAAATGTCATGCTTTTATTTGGATTTGTGTTTACGATTGAAAATGCAACAAGTGTATTTGTTAGGAATGACCGCAACCCTAACCTAGCAATGGCAGCCCTTATTGTTACAGCTGTGTCAAATGTCATTCTCAATTATATTATTTTATATATCTTGAATCTAGGAGTTGCTGGAGCAGCTTACGGAACGATCATTTCTGCTGCACTCGGAATTCTAGTTTTAGGCCTACACTTCTTCAGAAAAAATAATCAGCTGAAACTAGTTCGCTTTAAATTAAATCGTCCACTTCTATTACAGGCCATTATGTTAGGATTTCCAAGCTTCCTTGCAGAAGTCGGGATATCAGTTTTTACGATCTCTCACAACGTTACCTTAGAGAGATTGGCAGGTACTGATGGAGTTGCAGCGTTCTCTGTTTTAAATTACGTACATGGTGTCATGCTGTTAATGTTTTTAGGTATGGGTTCTGCAGTGCAGCCATTGGTTAGTTATTACCACGGCGGCCGACAAAATGATCGGAAGGTACACACAATTAAAATTGCCCTAAAAACCGCAGCTGGTGCGGGACTTGTCTTTTTCTTAATTGGTCAAATTGCTGCTGGGCCGATCGTTTCTATCTTTGGTAATTTCGACGACACTGTGACCTCTCTTGCAACAACAGGCATTCGAATTTTCTTCTTCGCCTATCTGTTTATGGGTGCAAACTTTGTCATGATGACATTCTATCAATCCATAGGTAATGTGAGAATGGCCACATGGATCACATTCGCTCGTGAGATTTTATTTATGTTAATTATTCTATTTACCTTGCCACATTTTATGGGGGTAAACGGTGTATGGCTTGCCATTCCTATTGCAGAGTTACTTGTCTTAACAAGCATAATCTTTTATGTTAGGCGTCACCGACTAACTGCATAG
- a CDS encoding D-2-hydroxyacid dehydrogenase: protein MSTNKQLVITHDLSEESVKKIQEVVPDWSFYHGKDPENWESKLDTANIIVGWKKQLKELNFTDPKALEWLQTWSAGVDYLPLNEMNKGGIAVTSANGVHAYPISETIFALMLGLTRRIHAYVRNQQTKTWENEGLKLEIHGKTIGVIGVGEIGKETAKISKAFGMNVLGVRHSGKETEYVDKMYTPDQLAEVLPQCDYIVVTLPLTSDTHHLFDKDAFEKMKKDAFFINIGRGEIVKEVDLVQALQEGQIVGAGLDVFEKEPLSNQSPLWEMENVIITPHTAGATEHYQERVIEEIFIPNLKNFLKGESPSINLVDFNKGY, encoded by the coding sequence ATGTCTACAAACAAGCAATTAGTTATCACACATGATCTATCAGAGGAATCAGTTAAAAAAATCCAGGAGGTAGTTCCTGATTGGTCATTCTATCACGGAAAAGATCCTGAGAATTGGGAATCAAAGCTTGATACGGCAAACATAATTGTTGGTTGGAAGAAACAACTTAAAGAGTTGAACTTCACTGATCCCAAAGCCCTTGAATGGTTGCAAACGTGGAGTGCCGGTGTTGACTACTTGCCTCTTAATGAAATGAACAAAGGTGGTATTGCAGTTACAAGTGCCAATGGTGTGCATGCCTACCCAATTTCTGAAACCATTTTTGCATTAATGCTTGGACTAACCCGGAGAATACATGCCTATGTTCGTAACCAACAAACAAAAACATGGGAGAATGAGGGCTTGAAGCTCGAGATTCATGGCAAAACCATTGGTGTAATTGGAGTAGGCGAAATTGGCAAAGAAACAGCCAAAATCTCTAAAGCGTTTGGAATGAATGTTCTTGGTGTTAGACATTCTGGAAAAGAAACAGAGTATGTGGATAAAATGTATACGCCAGATCAGCTAGCTGAGGTACTTCCTCAATGTGATTACATTGTGGTAACATTGCCGCTCACTTCTGATACTCATCATCTGTTTGATAAAGATGCATTTGAGAAAATGAAAAAGGATGCATTTTTTATAAATATCGGACGTGGCGAGATCGTAAAAGAAGTAGATTTAGTTCAAGCACTTCAAGAAGGACAAATCGTTGGTGCAGGTTTAGATGTCTTTGAAAAAGAACCTCTAAGCAACCAAAGTCCATTATGGGAAATGGAGAATGTAATTATCACTCCACACACAGCCGGTGCAACTGAACATTATCAAGAACGAGTGATTGAAGAGATATTCATACCAAACCTAAAGAACTTCTTAAAAGGTGAGTCTCCTTCTATCAATTTAGTTGATTTTAATAAAGGCTATTAA